One genomic window of Paenibacillus xylanilyticus includes the following:
- a CDS encoding TetR/AcrR family transcriptional regulator: MLIIEHPQDRRARRTQDAIIAATVSLILEKGADAVTIRDITERADYNRGTFYLHFPGKPELLDFILEDFMQGVGQAYAKPYAELKEVDMTGLLPSTMPVFEYIEAHQDVFRALMTMHGDMALRLCNMFRTYLTEDFVLVTEDSEYTINYDIMLSYLISATVGVIMHWAEIGFKYSAHYMGEQLTALINIKPTRLLIEPGQKGRTIHERMLLD; this comes from the coding sequence ATGTTGATTATCGAACACCCCCAGGACCGGAGAGCACGAAGAACGCAGGATGCGATTATCGCTGCGACGGTTTCATTAATATTGGAAAAGGGAGCCGACGCCGTCACCATTCGTGACATTACAGAGCGTGCAGATTACAATCGGGGCACTTTTTATTTGCATTTTCCTGGCAAGCCGGAGCTGCTTGATTTCATTTTGGAGGATTTCATGCAGGGAGTGGGCCAAGCCTATGCCAAACCGTATGCTGAATTAAAGGAAGTGGATATGACCGGATTACTTCCTTCAACTATGCCGGTATTTGAATATATTGAAGCTCATCAGGATGTCTTCCGTGCCTTGATGACCATGCATGGTGATATGGCCCTAAGGCTATGCAATATGTTCCGGACTTACTTGACCGAGGATTTCGTGCTGGTAACTGAAGATAGTGAGTACACAATCAATTATGATATTATGCTGAGCTACCTGATATCTGCCACGGTGGGTGTCATCATGCACTGGGCAGAGATAGGATTCAAATATTCTGCGCATTATATGGGAGAGCAGTTGACGGCATTAATAAACATCAAACCGACCCGTCTGCTGATTGAACCAGGACAGAAGGGTCGGACCATTCACGAACGTATGCTGTTGGATTAA
- a CDS encoding SDR family NAD(P)-dependent oxidoreductase, producing MSTYTHTAVITGAAGGIGKELARRLAERKINLVLVDLNEEAIQKTITELNLDKEHVIAVKANVSQEADVKNYVQKALDAFGRIDYFANNAGIEGPTGLIEDLSVEALDAVYNVNVRGVFLGLQNVIPVMKKQKSGAILNTSSLAGLMGAPAVSPYIMSKHAVVGLTRTAANELAPYNIRVNAVLPGTINTRMMRQIEANSGDVENYQDATVASIPMGRYGEPEEVAAVMNFLLSEDASYVTASLYTVDGGMMGQ from the coding sequence ATGAGTACTTATACACATACAGCAGTTATTACAGGAGCTGCCGGAGGCATTGGTAAAGAATTGGCACGCAGACTGGCTGAACGTAAAATCAATCTGGTTCTGGTGGATCTGAACGAAGAAGCCATTCAAAAAACAATCACTGAACTGAACCTCGACAAAGAGCATGTGATTGCGGTAAAAGCAAACGTATCCCAGGAAGCAGACGTGAAAAACTATGTTCAAAAAGCACTCGATGCTTTTGGCAGAATCGACTACTTTGCCAATAACGCAGGTATTGAAGGCCCAACCGGTCTGATCGAAGATCTCAGCGTTGAAGCACTGGATGCGGTATATAACGTTAACGTTCGTGGCGTATTCCTTGGTCTGCAAAATGTTATTCCAGTAATGAAAAAACAAAAATCCGGTGCGATTCTGAACACCTCTTCCCTTGCAGGTCTGATGGGTGCTCCAGCCGTATCCCCATATATTATGTCCAAACATGCCGTAGTAGGTCTCACTCGTACTGCAGCAAATGAACTTGCACCTTACAATATCCGGGTAAACGCGGTATTGCCAGGAACGATTAACACTCGTATGATGCGTCAAATCGAAGCAAACTCCGGTGACGTGGAAAACTACCAAGATGCTACTGTAGCCAGCATTCCAATGGGACGTTATGGCGAACCAGAAGAAGTGGCAGCCGTAATGAACTTCCTCTTGTCTGAAGATGCTTCTTATGTAACAGCATCCCTCTACACTGTAGATGGCGGCATGATGGGTCAATAA
- a CDS encoding polyphosphate polymerase domain-containing protein produces MAIEVFNRYESKYLLTDEQYERFYRDLLKYMELDAYNKKHEFYSISNLYFDTPQDSLIRASLSKPKYKEKLRLRAYGVPEENAKVYLEIKKKVFGLVNKRRTALMLDEAYEFVRTGQAPELADYMNKQVVDEIEYFLRLYNLEPKVYLAYERKALFDKNSRDLRITFDTNIRSRRYDLKLEQGDYGEPLVEDGRWLMEVKAEKTVPFWLSQLLSEHGLYRVGFSKYGNEFRRLVRTTNLNYQGERILVPGTDFDPAMKPNQTIIERESVVYA; encoded by the coding sequence ATGGCGATTGAAGTATTCAACCGATATGAGAGCAAGTATCTTCTGACCGATGAGCAATATGAACGTTTCTACCGTGATCTGCTGAAGTACATGGAACTGGACGCGTACAACAAGAAACACGAGTTCTACTCCATCAGCAACCTGTACTTCGATACTCCGCAGGATTCCCTGATCCGCGCAAGTCTCTCCAAGCCCAAATATAAGGAGAAGCTGAGATTGCGGGCTTATGGGGTTCCTGAAGAAAATGCCAAAGTGTATCTGGAGATCAAAAAGAAAGTGTTTGGCCTGGTAAACAAAAGAAGAACCGCCCTGATGCTGGATGAGGCTTACGAATTCGTTCGTACGGGACAGGCACCTGAGCTGGCAGATTACATGAACAAGCAGGTTGTCGATGAGATCGAATACTTCCTTCGCTTATACAACCTGGAGCCAAAAGTGTATCTGGCCTATGAACGCAAAGCATTGTTCGATAAGAACAGCCGCGATCTCCGCATTACCTTTGACACCAATATCCGCAGCCGCAGATACGATCTGAAGCTGGAGCAGGGAGACTATGGTGAACCATTGGTGGAGGACGGTCGCTGGCTGATGGAGGTCAAGGCGGAGAAAACCGTTCCGTTCTGGCTATCCCAGCTATTGTCTGAACATGGCTTGTACCGTGTAGGCTTCTCCAAATACGGCAACGAATTCAGACGCCTCGTCCGAACGACGAACCTGAACTACCAGGGGGAACGAATCCTCGTTCCAGGTACCGATTTCGATCCTGCCATGAAACCAAACCAAACGATCATAGAAAGAGAGAGTGTAGTATATGCTTGA
- a CDS encoding sensor histidine kinase, translating to MFKRLRNRFLVVNLVSISIMMLVAFATIYIITYQNVQRETNMELFKVSDFYHNPYNSSKMPRGDDAIAGNPPTDMQQNGPGGDPNSPPGRSVSFMVKTDNEWNITDSQSRFSMEDAFYAQALEKVDKTDHSERKTGQFALDGTNWAYVIDPSSDGHMIVFIDVTAQQGILTNLIYTFTIVGLFMLVVIYFLSRYFANRSIAPVKEAFDKQKQFIADASHELKTPLAIINTNTDVLLANRDDTIDNQSKWLHYIKSETERMSRLTSDLLYLTEIDDSRSTMIHSKFDMSDAVETIILTMEAVIFEKNISLDYSIEPELMVHGNSEQIKQVILILLDNAVKYSKEKGAVNVSLKKHNHEVVLAVSNTGEGIAPEHLDRIFDRFYRTDASRARKHGGHGLGLAIAKSIVDQHKGQIYARSVVGEGATFYVRLT from the coding sequence ATGTTCAAGAGACTTCGAAACCGGTTTTTGGTCGTCAATCTGGTATCGATCTCCATCATGATGCTGGTTGCTTTTGCGACGATCTATATCATTACGTACCAGAATGTGCAGCGGGAAACCAATATGGAGCTCTTCAAGGTATCCGATTTCTATCACAACCCATATAATTCGTCCAAGATGCCGCGAGGGGATGATGCAATCGCAGGTAATCCGCCAACGGACATGCAGCAGAACGGGCCAGGCGGAGATCCCAATTCGCCGCCAGGGCGTTCGGTCTCGTTCATGGTGAAGACGGATAATGAGTGGAATATTACGGATTCACAATCCAGATTCAGCATGGAGGATGCATTTTACGCACAGGCACTGGAGAAGGTGGACAAGACGGATCATTCAGAGCGTAAGACTGGACAATTTGCGCTAGATGGAACGAACTGGGCGTATGTCATTGATCCGAGCAGCGATGGACATATGATTGTGTTCATTGATGTAACTGCCCAGCAGGGCATTCTTACGAATCTGATCTATACCTTCACCATCGTAGGCTTGTTCATGTTAGTCGTTATTTATTTCCTGAGCCGTTACTTTGCCAATCGTTCCATTGCTCCGGTCAAGGAAGCGTTCGATAAACAGAAACAGTTCATCGCGGACGCCTCTCATGAGCTGAAGACACCTCTGGCCATCATTAATACCAACACCGACGTGCTGCTTGCCAATCGGGACGATACAATTGATAACCAGTCCAAATGGCTGCATTATATCAAGTCGGAGACAGAGCGCATGTCCCGGTTGACAAGTGATCTGTTATATCTGACCGAGATCGATGATTCGCGTTCCACGATGATCCACTCCAAGTTTGATATGAGCGATGCGGTAGAGACCATTATTTTGACGATGGAAGCTGTTATTTTTGAGAAAAATATATCTCTCGACTACAGCATTGAGCCGGAGCTCATGGTCCATGGCAATAGTGAACAGATCAAGCAGGTCATTCTGATTCTGCTGGATAACGCCGTGAAATACTCCAAAGAGAAAGGCGCGGTCAATGTTTCACTGAAGAAGCATAATCATGAGGTGGTACTAGCCGTCTCCAATACAGGGGAAGGTATTGCACCGGAGCATTTGGATCGTATATTCGATCGGTTCTATCGTACGGATGCATCCAGAGCACGCAAGCATGGTGGACACGGTCTCGGTCTGGCAATTGCCAAATCCATCGTGGACCAGCACAAAGGTCAGATCTATGCTCGTAGTGTAGTAGGAGAGGGAGCGACGTTCTATGTTCGTCTAACTTAG
- the nirD gene encoding nitrite reductase small subunit NirD gives MNRLRIGHLADIDEKGARTFTVLDTEIAVFKLSDGTLHAVENRCPHKGGRLSEGMVCGTAVHCPLHDWKIDLRSGKVHEPDDGCLNTYKTEVDDHSGEIYITIAG, from the coding sequence ATGAATCGATTGCGAATTGGACATCTGGCGGATATTGATGAAAAGGGAGCACGGACATTTACAGTCTTGGACACCGAGATTGCCGTCTTCAAATTGAGTGATGGAACACTGCACGCCGTAGAGAATCGCTGCCCTCACAAGGGCGGCAGGCTGTCAGAAGGCATGGTATGTGGAACGGCTGTCCATTGCCCACTGCATGACTGGAAAATCGACCTTCGCAGTGGCAAGGTACATGAGCCGGACGATGGATGTCTGAACACATATAAAACCGAGGTCGATGATCACAGCGGTGAGATCTACATTACCATTGCAGGTTAG
- a CDS encoding response regulator transcription factor gives MRILIAEDEVHLAEAVSQILKKNNYSVDMVHDGRSGLDYALSGIYDLLLLDIMMPEMDGISVLRKLRSEGNHTPVILLTAKGELSDKVTGLDCGADDYIAKPFETEELLARIRAALRRKGEVVPEDGLKFGDIELNTTQLKLAVQGKEIKLNLKENELLELLITRKQAITSKEQIIEKLWGFDSEVEYNNVEVYISFLRKKLTFLNSKVRINTIRGVGYVLEVTA, from the coding sequence ATGAGAATATTAATTGCGGAAGATGAGGTTCATTTGGCTGAGGCCGTATCCCAGATATTGAAGAAAAACAATTACTCCGTGGACATGGTCCATGACGGCAGATCAGGACTCGATTATGCGTTAAGCGGTATATACGATCTGCTGCTGCTCGATATCATGATGCCGGAGATGGATGGGATCAGCGTGCTGAGGAAGCTGCGCAGTGAGGGAAACCACACGCCTGTGATCCTGCTGACGGCCAAGGGTGAGCTATCGGACAAAGTAACCGGACTCGATTGTGGGGCGGACGACTATATTGCGAAGCCGTTTGAGACAGAGGAATTGCTGGCCCGTATTCGGGCAGCCCTTAGAAGAAAAGGCGAGGTTGTACCCGAGGACGGATTGAAGTTTGGCGATATTGAACTGAATACAACGCAGCTGAAGCTGGCCGTGCAGGGCAAGGAGATTAAGCTTAATCTGAAAGAGAACGAGCTGCTGGAGCTGCTAATCACACGCAAACAGGCCATCACGTCCAAGGAGCAGATCATCGAGAAGCTGTGGGGTTTCGATTCTGAAGTGGAGTATAACAATGTGGAGGTATACATCTCGTTTTTGCGCAAGAAATTGACCTTCCTGAACTCCAAGGTCCGCATCAATACCATCCGGGGTGTAGGTTATGTACTTGAGGTGACGGCCTAA
- the cobA gene encoding uroporphyrinogen-III C-methyltransferase: protein MSRGLVSIVGAGPGDPELITVKALRRIQTADVLLYDRLVNDDLLAEAPDAALRIYCGKAPGLHSMSQEMIGRLLVAHAAEGKQVVRLKGGDPFIFGRGGEEALVLAEAGIPFEVIPGITSAVGTSASSLIPLTHRGVASTFACVTGTGSDGRVSSVRWDLLAHSVDTLVIYMGISQLPLIQRELLQSGKSSSTPAALIERGTTANERIITGTLGQLYALSLSEKVNNPALIIIGEAVLVREQLIQLQQAADTSMTG, encoded by the coding sequence ATGAGCCGGGGCCTGGTAAGTATCGTAGGTGCTGGACCTGGAGATCCGGAACTCATTACGGTGAAAGCTCTGAGACGCATTCAAACGGCAGATGTACTGCTGTATGACCGACTGGTGAATGATGACTTGCTTGCCGAAGCTCCTGATGCAGCACTCCGGATCTATTGCGGGAAGGCCCCTGGGCTGCATTCCATGAGTCAGGAGATGATTGGTCGGTTACTGGTTGCTCACGCTGCGGAAGGCAAACAGGTGGTTCGGCTCAAAGGCGGTGACCCGTTCATCTTCGGGCGCGGCGGTGAAGAAGCTCTCGTGCTGGCTGAAGCCGGAATTCCTTTTGAGGTCATTCCTGGCATCACCTCTGCTGTGGGCACTTCCGCCTCATCCCTGATTCCGTTAACCCATCGGGGAGTGGCTTCAACCTTCGCTTGTGTCACAGGTACAGGGAGTGATGGCCGTGTATCTTCCGTTCGCTGGGATCTGCTCGCCCACAGTGTTGACACGCTGGTAATCTACATGGGTATCAGCCAATTACCCCTCATTCAACGTGAATTGCTGCAATCCGGCAAAAGCAGCAGTACACCAGCAGCCTTGATTGAACGCGGAACCACCGCGAACGAACGAATCATTACCGGCACACTCGGCCAGCTTTACGCTCTTTCCCTTTCAGAGAAGGTTAATAACCCTGCGCTAATCATCATTGGCGAAGCCGTTCTCGTACGCGAACAACTGATTCAGCTCCAGCAAGCAGCAGATACCTCTATGACGGGATAG
- a CDS encoding DUF4956 domain-containing protein: MLDSIFSSALTDTTLTFSSAVITIGLAILMGAIISLTYMKTNANTYSQSFTLTMVVLPVIVAIIILLIGSNVARAFSLAGAFSIIRFRSAPGDPKDISYVLFTMASGLACGVGAFGYAVLFTVILCVLMFVLSHFKFGAKKSQQKLLKVTIPENLSYEEAFDEVFKKFNVEYQLNKVRTTELGSLYELVYLVHLGQHVNQKEFLDAVRTRNGNLDISLNMAPTPEY; encoded by the coding sequence ATGCTTGATTCCATTTTCAGTTCTGCTCTAACCGACACAACGCTCACATTCAGCAGCGCCGTGATCACGATTGGCCTAGCCATCCTTATGGGTGCAATTATCAGTCTCACATACATGAAAACCAATGCAAACACATACTCGCAAAGCTTCACATTAACCATGGTTGTCCTGCCTGTTATCGTTGCGATCATCATCCTGCTGATCGGCAGCAACGTAGCCCGCGCCTTCAGCTTGGCAGGTGCTTTCTCGATCATCCGTTTCCGAAGCGCACCTGGTGATCCCAAGGATATCTCCTACGTCCTGTTCACCATGGCTTCCGGTCTTGCCTGCGGCGTCGGCGCATTTGGATACGCGGTATTGTTCACCGTCATCTTGTGTGTACTGATGTTTGTTCTGAGTCATTTCAAATTCGGAGCCAAGAAGAGTCAACAAAAATTGCTTAAAGTCACCATTCCTGAAAACCTGAGCTATGAAGAAGCCTTTGATGAAGTATTCAAAAAATTCAATGTCGAGTATCAGTTAAACAAAGTGAGAACAACCGAACTTGGCAGCTTGTACGAACTGGTCTATCTGGTTCACCTTGGCCAGCACGTCAATCAGAAGGAATTCCTTGATGCCGTTCGTACACGTAACGGGAACCTGGATATCTCCCTCAACATGGCACCTACGCCTGAATATTAA
- the nirB gene encoding nitrite reductase large subunit NirB produces MSTTKKLVLVGNGMAGIRTIEHILKLAPHAYEITVFGAEPHPNYNRIMLSSVLAGGTSIEDIVINEWSWYEDNGIRVYPGDPVIRIDAERKEVVSQAGVRASYDELILATGSQAFILPIPGADKEGVIGFRDIKDCETMMAASHKYRKAAVIGGGLLGLEAARGLLNLGMDVTVIHINGHLMDRNLDLPAGLMLQRELEEQGMKFLLKKHTEEITGKHRVKSLRFTDQTVLETDLVVMAVGIRPQVELARQAGLNVNRGVIVDDYMNTSIPGISAVGECAEHRGIAYGLVAPLYEQGMVLAKRLAGAATEGYEGSVTSTKLKVSGVDVFSAGQFKDAADTRSIRIQDDVDGVYKKMVLKDGQLIGAVLFGDTTDGASLFSLIKSGENIGGREKEILLGVSAGGSGSGPSAAERMAAMPDDEIVCGCNGVTKAAIGDAVLNKGCNTLGAIKSCTKASASCGGCKPIVESLLVHYAGDAIGEQVKEGICGCTSYDRDEIVAQIKEMGLKTVKEVMNVLGWNEPEGCSKCRPSLNYYLGMIWPAEYEDERVSKFTNERYHANIQKDGTYSVIPRIYGGVTSPAELIKIATVAEKYDVPMVKFTGGQRLDLLGVQKENLPKIWEELDMPSGFGYGKALRTVKTCVGNTFCRFGTQDSIEMGIRLEKKLDKMVAPAKVKLAVSGCPRNCAEATIKDLGVVAIDGAWELHVGGNGGVKVRAAELLCTVKTDAEVEEWTYAYLQYYRENARWNERTAAWIERVGLDHVKKALEDREERLALVERLELTLGRTVDPWKEIIEDEKLRKNFTPLAGTQPAAH; encoded by the coding sequence ATGAGTACAACGAAAAAACTGGTGCTGGTCGGCAATGGTATGGCAGGTATTCGTACAATTGAACATATTCTTAAACTCGCTCCGCATGCTTATGAAATTACGGTTTTTGGTGCTGAGCCGCACCCCAACTACAATCGCATCATGCTCTCCTCTGTACTTGCAGGCGGCACGAGCATTGAAGATATCGTAATCAACGAATGGAGCTGGTACGAGGATAACGGCATTCGGGTGTACCCAGGTGATCCCGTGATTCGGATCGATGCCGAGCGCAAGGAAGTGGTATCCCAGGCTGGTGTCCGCGCTTCATATGACGAGCTGATTCTGGCAACCGGATCACAGGCGTTCATTCTCCCAATACCCGGAGCAGATAAGGAAGGTGTCATCGGTTTCCGTGATATCAAGGACTGTGAGACGATGATGGCAGCCTCGCATAAGTATCGCAAAGCAGCTGTAATCGGTGGCGGACTGCTTGGTCTGGAAGCCGCACGCGGACTGCTCAACCTGGGAATGGATGTCACCGTTATTCATATTAATGGACATCTGATGGACCGAAATCTAGACCTGCCTGCAGGCTTGATGCTCCAACGGGAGCTTGAGGAGCAGGGCATGAAGTTTCTTTTGAAAAAACATACGGAAGAAATTACGGGCAAACATCGCGTGAAATCACTGCGCTTCACAGATCAGACGGTGCTCGAGACCGATCTGGTTGTTATGGCTGTCGGCATTCGCCCTCAGGTTGAACTGGCCCGTCAGGCAGGCCTGAACGTGAACCGCGGTGTCATCGTAGATGATTACATGAACACCAGTATTCCTGGCATTTCGGCAGTCGGTGAATGTGCAGAGCACCGCGGCATCGCATATGGATTGGTAGCCCCGCTGTATGAACAGGGCATGGTTCTGGCCAAACGCCTGGCCGGTGCAGCAACCGAAGGGTATGAAGGGTCTGTGACATCTACCAAGCTGAAGGTATCCGGCGTGGATGTATTCTCTGCAGGCCAATTCAAGGATGCGGCAGATACCCGCAGCATTCGTATACAGGACGACGTAGACGGGGTCTACAAAAAGATGGTCTTGAAGGACGGACAGCTTATCGGAGCTGTACTGTTCGGAGATACCACAGACGGCGCTTCCCTCTTCTCCCTCATTAAAAGCGGAGAGAATATCGGTGGACGTGAAAAGGAAATCTTGCTCGGGGTATCCGCCGGCGGTTCAGGGTCCGGCCCATCTGCTGCTGAGCGGATGGCTGCTATGCCAGACGATGAAATTGTCTGCGGCTGTAACGGTGTCACCAAAGCTGCCATTGGAGACGCAGTACTCAATAAGGGATGCAATACGCTTGGTGCCATCAAGTCTTGTACCAAAGCTTCCGCCTCCTGTGGAGGATGTAAGCCCATTGTTGAATCGCTGCTCGTCCATTATGCAGGGGATGCTATCGGGGAACAGGTGAAGGAAGGCATCTGTGGTTGTACCTCCTACGACCGTGACGAGATCGTTGCCCAGATCAAAGAGATGGGGCTGAAAACCGTCAAGGAAGTCATGAATGTGCTTGGCTGGAATGAACCGGAAGGCTGTTCTAAATGTCGTCCGTCCCTTAACTATTACCTTGGCATGATCTGGCCTGCTGAGTACGAAGATGAGCGGGTATCCAAGTTCACGAACGAACGCTACCACGCCAATATTCAAAAAGACGGAACCTATTCCGTCATTCCACGAATTTACGGAGGTGTCACTTCCCCAGCGGAACTGATCAAGATCGCGACCGTTGCCGAGAAATATGATGTGCCGATGGTGAAGTTCACAGGTGGACAGCGCCTTGACCTGCTCGGTGTACAAAAGGAAAATTTGCCGAAGATCTGGGAAGAGCTCGATATGCCTTCCGGATTCGGTTATGGCAAGGCGCTGCGTACGGTAAAAACATGCGTCGGCAACACCTTCTGCCGCTTCGGAACTCAGGACTCCATTGAGATGGGCATTCGTCTGGAGAAGAAACTCGACAAAATGGTTGCTCCAGCCAAAGTGAAACTTGCGGTCTCTGGGTGTCCACGGAACTGCGCGGAAGCCACCATTAAGGATCTGGGTGTTGTCGCGATTGACGGTGCATGGGAACTGCACGTTGGCGGCAACGGCGGGGTCAAGGTCCGCGCAGCAGAATTACTGTGCACCGTGAAAACCGATGCCGAAGTCGAAGAGTGGACTTATGCTTATCTTCAATATTATAGAGAAAACGCACGCTGGAATGAGAGAACGGCAGCCTGGATTGAACGTGTCGGTCTGGACCATGTGAAGAAGGCACTCGAAGACCGTGAAGAGCGCCTGGCTCTGGTCGAACGGCTTGAACTGACACTGGGCCGCACTGTTGATCCATGGAAGGAAATTATTGAAGACGAAAAATTGCGTAAAAACTTCACCCCACTTGCTGGCACCCAGCCGGCAGCCCACTAG
- a CDS encoding formate/nitrite transporter family protein: MDFVKPAEVLQSMVDAGENKARMNRVQMLIRGFLAGAILAFATTLAYTAVSQTSIGLAGALIFPAGFVIIILLGLELVTGSFAMIPLAVMTRRVTLMDMLRNYFWVIAGHILGCLFYALLYELTLTKMGTDMSSPLVQTLIQTSEAKTLGYQHLGGAGIVLVIIKAILCNWMVTLGAVMAMTSTSTLGKIVAMWLPITIFFAQGFEHAVVNMFVIPAGIMLGADVSIADWWLWNQIPVLFGNFIGGALFTGLGLYAAHRWGNPIPMASKLATIHGGRSGLGNAESASRLGTRS, from the coding sequence ATGGATTTTGTTAAACCGGCAGAAGTCCTGCAATCGATGGTGGACGCAGGCGAGAATAAAGCCAGAATGAACCGGGTGCAGATGTTAATCCGTGGTTTTCTGGCCGGTGCAATTCTCGCTTTTGCAACAACGCTGGCATATACCGCTGTATCTCAAACTTCCATTGGTTTGGCAGGTGCACTGATATTCCCTGCAGGGTTCGTGATCATTATTCTGCTCGGACTTGAGCTCGTGACAGGCAGCTTCGCCATGATTCCACTCGCGGTTATGACACGCAGAGTCACCCTGATGGATATGCTGCGTAATTACTTTTGGGTCATTGCAGGCCATATACTTGGATGCCTGTTCTACGCTCTGTTATATGAACTCACACTGACGAAGATGGGAACCGACATGAGCAGTCCCCTTGTTCAAACGCTGATTCAGACCAGCGAAGCCAAGACGCTCGGATATCAGCATCTGGGCGGCGCAGGTATTGTTTTGGTCATCATTAAGGCTATTCTATGTAACTGGATGGTGACACTAGGTGCGGTCATGGCGATGACGTCCACCTCCACACTCGGTAAAATCGTGGCCATGTGGCTGCCGATTACGATTTTTTTTGCTCAAGGATTCGAACACGCTGTTGTAAATATGTTTGTCATCCCGGCAGGTATAATGCTGGGTGCTGATGTCAGTATTGCCGACTGGTGGCTGTGGAATCAGATTCCGGTGCTGTTTGGCAATTTCATTGGTGGTGCCCTATTCACCGGGTTAGGGCTGTACGCTGCACACCGCTGGGGAAACCCCATCCCGATGGCATCCAAACTCGCAACCATCCATGGCGGTCGTTCAGGACTGGGTAATGCAGAGTCTGCGTCCAGACTGGGGACACGATCATGA